One window from the genome of Nitrospira defluvii encodes:
- a CDS encoding type I restriction-modification system subunit M: MAPKGKMSAKAETGANLGFEAKLWQMADGLRNNMDAAEYKHVVLGLIFLKYISDAFEAKHAELDAQRKQGADPEDPDEYKAASIFWVPKEARWSHLKANAPQPSIGTLVDDAMSAIERDNLSLKGVLPKDFGRTGLDKQRLGQLINLVSDIALGSPADRAKDTLGRVYEYFLSQFASAEGKKGGQFYTPSRVVRVLVEMLAPYKGRVYDPCCGSGGMFVSSEKFIEAHSGKLGDISIYGQESNYTTWRLAKMNLAIRGIDAQIAHGDTFHNDRHPDLKADYVLANPPFNDSDWRGELLKDDKRWVYGTPPAGNANYAWVQHFIHHLAPTGLAGFVLANGSMSANQSGEGEIRKAIIEADLVDCMVALPGQLFYSTQIPVCLWFIARNKRNGRFRDRRCETLFIDARKLGTLVDRVHRELTDEDVAMIAGTYHAWRGDKDAGEYADVPGFCKRATLEEIRKHGHVLTPGRYVGAEAAEDDGEPFEEKMKRLTASLREQQIEAKKLDAAIAANLKELGYGG; encoded by the coding sequence ATGGCGCCTAAAGGAAAGATGTCAGCGAAAGCGGAGACTGGTGCCAATCTCGGATTTGAAGCCAAGCTCTGGCAGATGGCCGACGGACTTCGCAACAACATGGACGCGGCCGAGTACAAGCACGTCGTGCTCGGCCTGATCTTCTTGAAATACATCTCCGACGCCTTCGAGGCAAAGCACGCGGAGCTTGATGCACAGCGGAAGCAGGGTGCTGACCCGGAAGATCCAGACGAATATAAGGCGGCGAGTATCTTCTGGGTACCCAAAGAAGCGCGGTGGTCACATCTCAAGGCGAATGCCCCGCAGCCGTCCATAGGAACGCTCGTTGACGATGCGATGAGTGCGATTGAGCGCGACAACCTGTCACTCAAGGGGGTATTACCGAAAGACTTTGGACGAACAGGTCTCGATAAGCAACGGCTTGGCCAGCTCATTAATCTTGTCTCTGACATCGCACTTGGTAGCCCAGCAGATCGTGCGAAGGACACACTTGGCCGCGTCTACGAGTACTTCCTCTCACAGTTCGCCAGTGCCGAGGGAAAGAAGGGCGGGCAGTTCTACACGCCATCCCGTGTGGTGCGCGTGCTGGTTGAGATGCTTGCACCCTACAAGGGCCGTGTCTATGACCCGTGCTGCGGATCTGGCGGGATGTTCGTCAGTAGCGAAAAGTTCATCGAGGCCCACAGCGGTAAGCTCGGCGACATCTCCATCTACGGCCAGGAGTCCAACTACACAACGTGGCGGCTCGCCAAGATGAACCTCGCCATCCGCGGTATCGATGCGCAGATTGCGCATGGAGACACGTTTCACAACGACCGGCACCCCGATCTCAAGGCCGACTACGTGCTGGCCAACCCACCCTTCAACGACAGCGACTGGCGCGGCGAGCTGCTGAAGGACGATAAGCGTTGGGTCTACGGCACACCGCCTGCGGGCAACGCCAACTACGCCTGGGTGCAGCACTTCATCCACCACCTGGCACCCACGGGGCTCGCAGGGTTCGTCCTTGCAAATGGATCGATGTCGGCCAATCAGTCGGGCGAGGGCGAGATCCGCAAGGCCATCATCGAGGCCGACCTGGTGGACTGTATGGTCGCGCTGCCCGGTCAATTGTTTTACTCGACACAGATTCCGGTTTGTCTGTGGTTTATCGCGCGCAACAAGAGGAACGGCCGCTTCCGCGACCGACGCTGTGAAACACTCTTCATCGACGCCCGCAAGCTGGGAACCTTGGTGGATCGCGTGCATCGTGAGCTGACCGACGAAGATGTAGCAATGATTGCTGGCACCTACCACGCCTGGCGCGGCGACAAGGACGCGGGCGAGTACGCTGACGTGCCCGGCTTCTGCAAGCGCGCAACGCTGGAGGAGATCCGAAAGCACGGCCACGTGCTTACACCAGGCCGCTACGTTGGCGCCGAGGCCGCTGAAGATGACGGCGAGCCCTTCGAGGAGAAGATGAAGCGCCTTACCGCGAGCCTGCGTGAACAGCAGATCGAGGCCAAGAAGCTGGATGCTGCGATCGCCGCCAATCTAAAGGAACTTGGGTATGGCGGATAA
- a CDS encoding restriction endonuclease subunit S, with the protein MADNGSRQTLGDYFTLQRGTTYKSRLLGLPGPVLLGLATIQRNGGFRTDSLQTYGGESPAKLLVRPGDLYLSLKDVTQSADLLGAVARLPIDHPPGRLTQDTVKLEPKGSDVPLDYLYWLLRTPQYRSYCRAHATGTTNLGLGREDFLSFPAPEPTTIQCKIVNTLATLDDKIELNRRMNKTLEAMARALFKSWFVDFDPVRAKAEGRDPGLPKSLADLFPESFENSELGEIPKGWKIGTLGDFSGLNPESWSRDTRPSEIEYIDLSNTKWGRVEEITKFAADDAPSRAQRVLRPRDTIVGTVRPGNGSYAFILVNGLTGSTGFAVLRPQRDMYAEFVYLAATSADNIQALAHLADGGAYPAVRPEVVAATQVTRPKEDILGVFSRAAGPMLLKIADNERESRTLAALRDRLLPKLISGELRIRKTNGFERGMQHGRN; encoded by the coding sequence ATGGCGGATAACGGCTCTCGCCAGACGCTCGGCGATTACTTCACGCTTCAGCGAGGGACCACGTACAAGAGTCGGCTGTTAGGTCTGCCTGGGCCAGTATTGCTCGGTCTTGCAACGATTCAACGTAATGGAGGGTTTCGTACAGATTCCCTTCAGACATACGGCGGCGAGTCTCCAGCTAAGCTGCTTGTGCGACCGGGAGATCTGTATCTTTCACTGAAGGACGTCACGCAATCGGCGGACTTGCTCGGAGCGGTCGCGCGACTGCCAATCGACCATCCTCCGGGACGCTTGACACAAGATACGGTCAAGTTGGAGCCAAAAGGTTCCGACGTTCCGCTCGATTATCTCTATTGGTTGCTCCGCACCCCACAATACCGAAGCTACTGCCGGGCACACGCAACTGGCACAACAAATCTTGGTTTGGGTCGCGAGGATTTCCTTTCGTTCCCAGCGCCGGAGCCGACAACGATCCAGTGCAAGATCGTGAACACGCTCGCTACGCTGGACGACAAGATCGAGCTGAACCGGCGGATGAACAAGACACTAGAGGCGATGGCACGGGCACTCTTCAAGTCGTGGTTTGTGGACTTTGACCCCGTCCGCGCCAAGGCCGAAGGCCGCGATCCAGGCCTGCCGAAGTCCCTCGCCGACCTTTTCCCGGAGTCCTTCGAGAATTCGGAATTGGGGGAGATTCCGAAGGGATGGAAGATTGGCACTCTTGGTGATTTTTCTGGGCTTAATCCGGAATCGTGGTCAAGAGATACACGGCCGTCTGAGATTGAGTACATTGACTTGTCCAACACTAAGTGGGGTCGAGTCGAGGAGATCACGAAGTTTGCCGCTGATGATGCGCCGAGCCGCGCGCAACGAGTATTGCGGCCACGGGACACGATCGTGGGCACTGTGCGTCCCGGGAACGGCTCCTACGCCTTCATCTTGGTTAATGGGCTGACGGGCAGCACTGGGTTCGCCGTGCTCAGACCGCAACGCGATATGTACGCGGAGTTTGTCTACCTCGCAGCCACGTCAGCCGACAACATCCAAGCACTAGCTCATCTTGCAGACGGTGGCGCGTATCCGGCAGTTCGACCAGAAGTTGTTGCGGCCACTCAGGTTACACGTCCCAAAGAGGACATACTAGGGGTGTTCTCGCGCGCTGCAGGACCAATGCTGCTGAAGATTGCCGACAACGAGCGCGAGTCTCGCACGCTCGCCGCCCTGCGGGACAGGCTGCTGCCCAAACTCATCTCCGGCGAGCTACGAATTCGGAAAACGAACGGCTTCGAAAGAGGAATGCAACATGGCCGCAACTGA
- a CDS encoding abortive infection family protein, which translates to MSFINDFRMHGAREAMASGMVHIEEQVKGLERSVTENPGLAFDLAKTLVESTCKTILSERKIAFSPDDDLPKLFKMVSKHLPFLPELSANEADARRRLSQTLGGLHTSLVGVCELRNSYGFASHGSETQRPVMAGAQAILAAQAADTIIGFLHRVHRQNTVAVTPARVTYEQNQDFNEYVDFANDPIQIFHLEYKASEVLFNVDKEAYRDLLANYSSDEADQDNPVVKSEPSETVQ; encoded by the coding sequence ATGTCATTCATCAACGATTTTAGAATGCACGGGGCGCGAGAGGCCATGGCTTCTGGAATGGTCCACATTGAGGAGCAGGTCAAGGGGCTTGAGCGGTCCGTGACGGAAAACCCCGGTTTAGCCTTTGATCTTGCCAAAACACTAGTTGAAAGCACCTGTAAGACCATACTGAGTGAGCGCAAGATCGCATTCTCTCCAGATGACGATCTCCCCAAGCTATTTAAGATGGTGTCCAAGCATCTCCCTTTTCTCCCAGAATTATCTGCCAACGAAGCTGACGCGAGAAGGAGGCTGTCGCAAACGCTCGGTGGACTCCATACATCACTGGTAGGAGTGTGTGAACTCAGAAATTCATACGGGTTTGCATCCCATGGGAGTGAAACGCAGCGACCAGTCATGGCTGGAGCACAGGCCATCCTGGCTGCTCAGGCAGCGGACACCATCATTGGTTTTTTACATCGAGTTCATCGTCAAAACACGGTTGCGGTTACGCCTGCTCGGGTGACCTACGAACAGAATCAAGATTTTAATGAGTATGTGGATTTCGCAAACGATCCAATTCAGATATTTCATCTAGAATACAAAGCAAGTGAAGTGCTCTTTAATGTGGATAAGGAAGCCTATCGCGATCTACTCGCCAACTATTCTAGCGATGAGGCCGACCAGGATAATCCAGTAGTAAAGAGCGAACCATCGGAGACCGTCCAGTGA
- a CDS encoding DUF1829 domain-containing protein: protein MIDQVQELLDQYWSWLKDKTKLREVDGEWVEITTPHLDRHNDYLQIYARRRNGTLVLTDDGYIIGDLNRSGCKLDSPKRQALLNMTLAGFGVQLIDGRLEVHASPENFAMRKHNLLQAMLAVNDLFFLSIPMVASLFYEDVVSWLDSSDIRYTPNVKFTGKSGYDHLFDFVIPKSRRQPERILHTITRPSKDTAEAAAFKWIDTRDVRSPDSRAYALLNDQEQRVSQGVLDALANYDIRPVVWSAREAVRDELAA, encoded by the coding sequence ATGATCGATCAAGTCCAGGAGCTGCTCGATCAGTATTGGTCCTGGCTAAAGGATAAGACCAAGCTGCGCGAAGTCGACGGAGAATGGGTAGAGATTACGACTCCTCACCTCGATCGACACAACGACTACCTGCAAATTTATGCACGCCGTCGGAATGGCACCCTTGTGCTAACCGACGACGGCTACATTATTGGCGACCTTAATCGAAGCGGTTGCAAGCTCGATAGCCCCAAGCGACAGGCGTTGCTGAATATGACCCTCGCAGGATTCGGCGTTCAGCTTATCGATGGGCGGCTTGAAGTCCATGCTTCCCCTGAAAACTTCGCTATGCGCAAGCACAACCTTCTGCAGGCCATGCTTGCAGTAAATGATCTTTTCTTTCTCTCAATCCCAATGGTTGCCAGCTTGTTCTATGAAGACGTTGTCTCGTGGCTCGACTCTAGCGACATTCGGTACACGCCGAACGTTAAGTTTACGGGGAAGAGTGGTTATGACCACCTATTCGATTTCGTTATCCCAAAATCACGGCGGCAGCCTGAGCGCATTCTTCACACGATAACTCGACCAAGTAAGGACACCGCTGAGGCAGCGGCATTTAAGTGGATTGACACTAGAGACGTGCGTTCGCCAGATTCTCGCGCCTATGCGCTTCTTAATGACCAAGAGCAAAGAGTTTCACAAGGTGTGCTCGATGCTCTGGCTAACTATGACATACGCCCTGTGGTCTGGAGTGCTCGCGAGGCAGTTAGAGATGAGCTAGCTGCATAG
- a CDS encoding DUF6978 family protein: MAATDLPQSEADALIALAKVKVNDDSYDYPGTGGSLVVPLTSQDKREEFLLDIYRGRIDLLKGTYQNRARQVIVLVRVDFGGAPHRNPDGEEVPCPHLHLYREGFGDKWAMPLPVASFPNINDLWQTLEDFMTFCNVVDRPAIARGLFI; this comes from the coding sequence ATGGCCGCAACTGACTTGCCTCAATCTGAAGCAGATGCTCTGATCGCGCTGGCCAAGGTCAAGGTTAATGATGATTCCTATGACTACCCAGGGACCGGCGGATCGCTCGTTGTGCCGCTCACATCACAAGATAAACGCGAGGAGTTTCTGCTGGACATTTATCGTGGACGAATTGATCTGCTGAAAGGTACGTACCAGAACCGTGCTCGTCAGGTTATCGTCCTTGTTCGAGTCGATTTCGGCGGTGCGCCCCATCGCAATCCAGACGGGGAAGAAGTCCCGTGTCCGCATCTTCATCTGTACCGCGAAGGCTTCGGTGATAAGTGGGCTATGCCCTTGCCAGTTGCGAGCTTCCCCAACATCAACGACCTGTGGCAGACTCTCGAAGACTTCATGACCTTTTGTAATGTCGTCGATCGACCTGCAATTGCCAGGGGACTTTTCATATGA
- a CDS encoding type I restriction endonuclease subunit R has translation MNAPGVAESVVEQAALAWLESLGYSVLHGPDIAAGMASAERSDPGYRDVLLDGRLHQALVRLNPELPPEALEDAWRKLTRADAPSLVERNRAVHQMLVDGVTVEYRRKDGSIAGAQARVIDFDMPGKNDWLAVNQFTVSEGQHTRRPDVVLFVNGLPLAVIELKNPADEDATIWSAYQQLQTYQTQIPSLFATNAALIISDGVQARLGALGAGKEWFKPWRTITGREDAAAKLAELQIMLEGVFEKRRFLDLVRHFIVFEDEGGGKLTKKMAGYHQFHAVNVAVDETLRAARSAMEYRAADNLGHYKAGHQPGGEPGDRRVGVVWHTQGSGKSLTMAFYAGRVILHPTMANPTVVVLTDRNDLDDQLFGTFARCHDLLRQSPVQATDRADLREKLKVASGGVVFTTIQKFFPEEKGDRHPILSDRRNIVVIADEAHRSQYDFIDGFARHMRDALPNASFIGFTGTPIEKTDANTCAVFGEYISVYDIQRAVVDGATVPIYYESRLAKLELKASERPKIDPEFEEATEGEEVERKEKLKSRWAQLEAVVGSDNRIKLVARDLVEHFESRLSTMDGKAMVVCMSRRICVELYREISALRPQWHGDTDDLGSMKVIMTGAASDPMEWQSHIRNKKRREDMALRFRNPKDPFQLVIVRDMWLTGFDAPSLHTMYVDKPMRGHGLMQTIARVNRVFKDKPGGLVVDYLGLADELKQALATYTESGGTGKTAINQAEAVAVMLEKFEICRGLFHGFDWSHWMTGKPEERLSVLPAAQEHILAQPDGKSRLLRAVTDLSQAFALAVPHEETFRIRDDVGFFQAVRSVLAKNTPGEQKTDDELDHAIRQIISKAVVSDKVVDIFEAAGLKKPDLSILSDEFLAEVRGMPQRNLAVELLRKLLAGEIKARSKRNVVQARSFADLLEQAIKKYQNRAIETAQVIEELIGLAKDMRSAHTRGETLGLTEDELAFYDALETNDSAVKVLGEPTLTKIARELAEMVKKNVTIDWTVRENVRAQLRVLVKRILRKYGYPPDKQEQATTIVLEQAEVLSETWVVG, from the coding sequence GTGAATGCCCCGGGGGTTGCTGAATCGGTGGTCGAGCAGGCCGCTCTCGCCTGGCTAGAGTCTCTCGGCTATTCCGTCCTGCATGGGCCAGATATTGCCGCGGGCATGGCCAGTGCCGAGCGCAGCGACCCAGGCTACCGCGACGTGCTTCTGGATGGCCGGCTGCACCAGGCGCTCGTAAGGCTAAATCCGGAGCTTCCGCCTGAGGCACTGGAAGACGCCTGGCGCAAGCTCACGCGCGCGGATGCTCCGTCGCTTGTGGAACGCAACCGCGCCGTGCACCAGATGCTGGTTGATGGCGTCACGGTTGAGTATCGGCGCAAGGACGGCTCGATTGCCGGGGCGCAGGCCCGGGTCATCGACTTCGATATGCCCGGGAAAAACGACTGGCTCGCTGTCAATCAGTTCACGGTTTCGGAGGGTCAGCACACGCGGCGGCCGGACGTCGTCCTCTTCGTGAACGGGTTACCGCTGGCGGTGATCGAGCTCAAGAACCCCGCAGATGAAGACGCCACGATCTGGTCTGCATACCAACAACTTCAAACCTATCAGACCCAGATTCCCTCGCTCTTCGCTACCAACGCGGCGCTCATCATTTCTGACGGTGTTCAGGCACGCCTTGGGGCTCTTGGGGCTGGAAAGGAATGGTTTAAACCCTGGCGCACGATCACAGGACGGGAGGACGCAGCTGCGAAGCTGGCCGAGTTACAAATCATGCTCGAAGGGGTCTTCGAGAAGCGACGGTTCCTCGATCTCGTGCGGCATTTCATTGTGTTTGAAGACGAGGGTGGCGGAAAACTCACCAAGAAGATGGCGGGCTACCATCAGTTCCACGCGGTAAACGTGGCTGTCGACGAAACTTTGCGGGCAGCTCGCAGTGCGATGGAGTATCGGGCTGCGGATAACTTGGGCCACTACAAAGCTGGGCACCAGCCGGGTGGGGAACCGGGGGATCGGCGAGTCGGTGTGGTCTGGCATACACAAGGCTCGGGCAAGAGTCTGACGATGGCGTTCTACGCTGGCCGAGTGATCCTGCATCCAACGATGGCCAACCCGACGGTCGTGGTGCTCACCGACCGCAACGACCTTGACGATCAACTCTTCGGCACCTTTGCCCGTTGTCATGATCTGCTCCGCCAGTCACCGGTGCAGGCTACAGATCGCGCTGATCTGCGTGAGAAGCTGAAGGTCGCATCCGGGGGCGTGGTTTTCACGACCATCCAGAAGTTCTTTCCTGAAGAGAAAGGCGACCGTCATCCCATTCTCTCGGACCGGCGCAACATCGTGGTGATCGCGGACGAGGCGCACCGTAGCCAGTATGATTTCATCGATGGCTTTGCGCGCCACATGCGCGATGCGTTGCCGAACGCGTCGTTCATCGGCTTCACCGGGACCCCGATTGAGAAGACCGACGCGAACACCTGCGCCGTCTTTGGCGAGTACATTAGCGTCTACGATATCCAGCGGGCAGTCGTCGACGGTGCCACGGTCCCCATCTATTATGAAAGTCGGCTTGCCAAGCTGGAATTGAAGGCGTCGGAACGGCCCAAGATCGATCCCGAGTTTGAAGAGGCGACCGAAGGCGAAGAGGTTGAGCGCAAGGAGAAGCTCAAGAGCCGCTGGGCACAGCTCGAAGCCGTGGTGGGATCAGATAACCGGATCAAGTTGGTTGCACGTGACCTGGTTGAGCACTTCGAGAGCCGGCTTTCCACGATGGATGGGAAGGCGATGGTGGTCTGCATGAGCCGGCGGATCTGCGTGGAGCTGTACCGTGAGATCTCGGCGCTGCGCCCCCAGTGGCACGGCGACACGGACGACCTCGGTTCGATGAAGGTGATCATGACCGGGGCTGCCTCCGATCCGATGGAATGGCAGAGCCACATTCGCAACAAGAAGCGACGCGAGGATATGGCACTCCGCTTTCGCAATCCCAAGGATCCATTTCAACTCGTGATTGTGCGAGATATGTGGCTGACAGGATTCGATGCGCCCAGTCTCCATACGATGTATGTGGACAAGCCGATGCGCGGGCACGGGCTGATGCAGACCATCGCGCGGGTGAATCGTGTCTTCAAGGATAAGCCCGGTGGACTGGTGGTGGATTACCTCGGCCTTGCCGACGAACTCAAGCAGGCATTGGCGACGTATACCGAGAGCGGCGGTACCGGGAAAACGGCGATCAATCAGGCCGAGGCTGTGGCAGTGATGCTGGAGAAATTCGAGATCTGTCGAGGCCTGTTCCACGGCTTTGACTGGTCGCACTGGATGACTGGTAAACCAGAAGAGCGTCTCTCGGTGTTGCCTGCCGCGCAGGAGCATATTCTGGCCCAGCCAGACGGCAAATCCCGTCTGTTACGCGCCGTTACCGATCTGTCGCAAGCCTTTGCCCTTGCCGTGCCACACGAGGAAACGTTCCGCATCCGGGACGATGTGGGTTTCTTTCAGGCTGTTCGCTCGGTATTGGCCAAGAACACGCCAGGTGAGCAGAAGACTGACGATGAACTCGATCACGCCATTCGGCAGATCATCTCGAAGGCGGTTGTATCCGACAAGGTGGTGGATATCTTTGAGGCGGCCGGGTTAAAGAAGCCGGACCTCTCAATTCTCTCTGACGAGTTTCTGGCGGAAGTGCGCGGGATGCCGCAGAGAAACCTGGCTGTCGAGTTGCTCCGCAAGCTTCTGGCTGGTGAGATCAAGGCTCGTTCGAAGCGGAATGTTGTGCAGGCGCGTTCCTTCGCAGACTTATTGGAACAGGCGATCAAGAAGTACCAGAACCGGGCTATCGAAACTGCCCAGGTGATCGAGGAGCTGATCGGCCTGGCGAAGGATATGCGGTCAGCTCACACGCGGGGCGAGACGCTGGGCCTGACCGAAGACGAACTCGCCTTCTATGATGCACTCGAAACGAATGATAGCGCTGTGAAAGTGTTGGGCGAGCCGACGCTGACTAAGATCGCTCGCGAACTCGCGGAGATGGTGAAGAAGAACGTGACTATCGATTGGACGGTCAGAGAAAACGTGCGAGCGCAGCTCCGTGTCCTCGTGAAGCGTATTTTAAGGAAGTACGGCTACCCTCCTGACAAGCAAGAACAGGCAACCACAATTGTGTTGGAGCAAGCGGAGGTCTTGTCAGAAACGTGGGTTGTGGGGTAA